The genomic region ACGAACCGCACCCATGTATTCCATTTCCTCGCGAATCGTTTCTCCCGCCCTCCGCGACATGTTGCGGAAAAGAAGTTCCCGAACTTCCTCGCTTGCTCCCTTGAGAGCCAGAGTAAGATCCTTGCTGTCTACTTCCTTCAGGAGGGACTGTACGGACTTGTTGTCGAGGAGAATCAGGTCGCCGAAGGTGAACATCTGGTTCTTGATCTCTTCGGCCACGTCCGAGTCGATCTCGCCTATTTCATCGAGGATGTCCCGCCAGACATTCTGTTCAATCTCATTGAAGGTCTCCGCAACCTGGCTCGTACCTCCAAACTTGATCCCGAGATCCTGGAAGTCCGTGTTTACATAGTCTCCGAGAACACTCTGGATTTCGCTGATCACTTCACTGCTCGGGCGCTCAATGGTGGCCATCCGATAGGCAACGAGGCTTTTGATTTCATCCGGCAGGTTCACCAGTATCTGACCCGCCTGACGACTGGGCAGACTGCTCAGCACCAGCGCGATGGTCTGGGGATGTTCCTTCTTCAGGAAGTTCGCCACGGTCGGTGGATCGACGGAGTTGATCTGTCCGAAGAAGTTGTTCTCTCCACCCTCCTGGAAACGGTCGATCAGGGCTCCGGCACGGCGATCCCCGAGAGTTGCGCTCAGGATGCGCCTTGCATACTCCTCACCGCCCTGACTGATGAAGCGTCGCTCTGTCGCTGTTTCGTAGAAGCGGGAAATCACGCGTTTCTTCTCTTCCGCAGTGACCGGCCCGAGATTCAGGATCTCATTGGAAACCGCTTCCAGCTCGGATTCGTTCAGGTGTTTTGTAATCAGGCTGGCAGCCTCCGGGCCGAGGCTCACCAGGAGCTTTGCCGCCTGGTTCAAACCCGTCCGGCTTGTGCGCGACTGCGTTTGCTGACTCGTCTGGGTTCCGTTCATGGGAAGCTCCTACTTTGTCGTGTGGATCCAGGTTCTTACGAGCTGGGCGATTTCTTCGGGTTTCTCCATCGCCAGTGCTCGCGCCTGTTCTTCCAGCATCATGTCCTGTTGTGCTTTTTCCGATACCAGTTCATCCCAGGATGCGGGATTCTCCTGCGGCGTGGACGCTGCAGGCTGCAAGGCCGGCTCCGGAGCAGCTGTTCTGGTCGAGACTTCCTCGCTGCTCAACTTGCCTGCGATGTTCCTGAGGATCAGGAGCAGGAAAAGCATTCCCGCCATAAAGATGATTTTCTGAATCAGGCCAGGAATATCCTGAAAGATCGGCCAGGCAAGAATCCCCGTTTCCGCTACCGGCAGGGGAGCCTGCTGAAAGGGGACGCTCAGGATCTCAATCCGGTCTCCGCGATCCGGGCTGAAACCAACGATGTTCTCCACGATCTTCCGATAGCCCTCAAGTTCCCGGGGACCAAGAGCGGAGAACGCCATCTGCCCGTCATCATCTTCCGCGTATTTACCGTCCACGAGAATGGCCACCGAGAGGTTACGGATCCCGCCCACCGAACCAATCACGCTCTCGACGGTGCGGTTGAACTCATAGTTCACCGTGCTGGACTCAGTACTCTGGCCCGTTTCATCACTCTTCTCTTCGGTTCTCACTTCACTAAGGATGGTGGCGCTTTCCGGGTCCACGATCTCGCTGGTTCTTTCCACCTTCTCGAAGTCGAGGTCCGCATTCACTTCCACAATCGCAGAGCCACTGCCGAGAACACTCTCCAGAGTATTCTCCGCCTTCCGGGAGAGGTAAGATTCCACATCCTGCTTGAGGGCCAGTTGGCTGTTGCTCAGGCCGGTGAGTTCATCTTCTTCCTCACGGCTGAGAAGGTTCCCGTAGCCGTCAAGCACGGTGACATTGCCGTCCTCCAGCCCTTCCACGGCGCTGGAGATCATTTGCTGAATGGCCATGACCTGCGCTCCGGCAACTCCCTTGGGGCGGGACAGACCCAGCACAACGCTGGCACTGGGATCCCTGCGGTCTTCCTTGAAGAGCGCAGGCTTGGGAATCACAAGATGCACGCGAGCCTGGTCGATCCCGCGGAGCAGCGTAATGCTGCGGGAGAGTTCCCCTTCCAGAGCCCGGCTGTAATTCAGATTCTGTGTAAACTCGCTCACCCCGAGTCCCTGCTCGTCGAAGATCTCGTATCCCACAACTCCACTGTCGGGGATTCCCTGCTTTGCCATTTCCACCCGCATCTCTGCAATGCGGCTGCCAGGAACCGTGACACCGCTTCCCCCACCGGTAAGTCGATAATCCACAGAACGGGACTGCAGCACTTCGATCACCCTCGACGTCTCTTCCGGCGAGAGGTTCGAATAGAGTTGGGTGTAGTCCTCACTCCCGAGCCAGGTGAAGAAGATGACGAGAGTCAGGAGAACCGCACTGAGAACAGCAAAGAAAATGACTCGCTGTCCCGTCTCCAACTGACTCCAAAGTTTCTGTATTTGCTTCATCGCATTCCCCATGCTTACACCCCTCTAGACCTGCATCTGCATGATCTGCTGATAGGCATCCATCAGTCGGTTCCGTACTTCCATGAACAGTTCAAAGGTCAGGGCGGCCTCTTCCTGAGCAATCATCACTCGATGGAGATCCTTTTCCTGACCCATGATTGCGCTGCTGACCATCTGGTCGGACTGCTTTTGAGCCAGATCCGTCTTCGCGATGCTCTGCTGAAGAAGATCCCCGAAACCGCTCTCTTTGGCAGGACGACTTGCCGTCTGCCCGTAGGCCTTCAGCAGGTTGTGGGTCGTCAGTGCCCGAATTCCAGTGTCACTCATCTCATTCCTCAGATCTCAAGTGCCCGGTTCAGCATTTCTTTTGCTGCATCGAGTACACTTGCATTGGCTTCATAGGCACGGGTGGCAGACATGAGATTCATCATCTCTTCCACCGGATCCACAT from Candidatus Krumholzibacteriia bacterium harbors:
- the fliG gene encoding flagellar motor switch protein FliG, whose translation is MNGTQTSQQTQSRTSRTGLNQAAKLLVSLGPEAASLITKHLNESELEAVSNEILNLGPVTAEEKKRVISRFYETATERRFISQGGEEYARRILSATLGDRRAGALIDRFQEGGENNFFGQINSVDPPTVANFLKKEHPQTIALVLSSLPSRQAGQILVNLPDEIKSLVAYRMATIERPSSEVISEIQSVLGDYVNTDFQDLGIKFGGTSQVAETFNEIEQNVWRDILDEIGEIDSDVAEEIKNQMFTFGDLILLDNKSVQSLLKEVDSKDLTLALKGASEEVRELLFRNMSRRAGETIREEMEYMGAVRVSEVENAQQRIIDTVRDLEAEGLIYIEGRGGEESAFIE
- the fliF gene encoding flagellar basal-body MS-ring/collar protein FliF, coding for MKQIQKLWSQLETGQRVIFFAVLSAVLLTLVIFFTWLGSEDYTQLYSNLSPEETSRVIEVLQSRSVDYRLTGGGSGVTVPGSRIAEMRVEMAKQGIPDSGVVGYEIFDEQGLGVSEFTQNLNYSRALEGELSRSITLLRGIDQARVHLVIPKPALFKEDRRDPSASVVLGLSRPKGVAGAQVMAIQQMISSAVEGLEDGNVTVLDGYGNLLSREEEDELTGLSNSQLALKQDVESYLSRKAENTLESVLGSGSAIVEVNADLDFEKVERTSEIVDPESATILSEVRTEEKSDETGQSTESSTVNYEFNRTVESVIGSVGGIRNLSVAILVDGKYAEDDDGQMAFSALGPRELEGYRKIVENIVGFSPDRGDRIEILSVPFQQAPLPVAETGILAWPIFQDIPGLIQKIIFMAGMLFLLLILRNIAGKLSSEEVSTRTAAPEPALQPAASTPQENPASWDELVSEKAQQDMMLEEQARALAMEKPEEIAQLVRTWIHTTK
- the fliE gene encoding flagellar hook-basal body complex protein FliE; this translates as MSDTGIRALTTHNLLKAYGQTASRPAKESGFGDLLQQSIAKTDLAQKQSDQMVSSAIMGQEKDLHRVMIAQEEAALTFELFMEVRNRLMDAYQQIMQMQV